From one Larimichthys crocea isolate SSNF chromosome XVIII, L_crocea_2.0, whole genome shotgun sequence genomic stretch:
- the smarcal1 gene encoding SWI/SNF-related matrix-associated actin-dependent regulator of chromatin subfamily A-like protein 1, whose amino-acid sequence MSNQLTAEQQRKIEENRRKALERRAQRLAQSSSSSTSVQVQPPKHNANPDTATLTHHRDIPTSAPVPKRFAPPFKKDSQSLHNQNQDPNQERLFGCKVNQSTLCNSAASRPIQIIDPLPQTRNQPVSSPVLSSFGVKPAHPKPDLTSTSSSTSSSSSSSSSSGGAVGSFYKQNTKPVAQLPSNSSTLNAVPAKKPAISARGKCVAHAEGRFRVEVGYHVELIAVFKSIPSKSYDPATKMWNFSLEDYRQLMEQAAGIASVSLRPLEGMDAIDVAAATSAARDGVALGALLKLCNGWQKPGAVLQGQCVLVSQTKFEVDVGYHVDVIAAFKQMPTKNYDMKTRKWSFSLEDYKRLMDLLSGIAAVEVEPLPRAIIQAFSARFDGTEARSLDVPEADLSSIDHSLTRSLMPFQREGVNFAVSKQGRLLLADDMGLGKTVQAICIAAYYRNEWPLLVVAPSSVRFTWAEAFRRWLPSLSPDSINVVVKAKDNLRSGLVNVVSYDLLSRMDKQQSGKPFSVLIMDESHFLKNMKTARCKAALPLLKAAKRVILLSGTPAMSRPSELYTQILAVKPTLFPRFHEFGMRYCDAKQLTWGWDYSGSSNLGELKLLLEECLMLRRLKSDVLSQLPAKQRKVVTITIDGVNTRTKAALSAAAKQLAKGKSNKKEEKEALLVFYNHTAEAKLQAIMEYITDMLEGGREKFLVFAHHKLVLDHIITELGKKNVTFIRIDGATPSAERQLLCDKFQYSTQTCVAVLSITAANMGLTLHSADLVVFAELFWNPGVLIQAEDRVHRIGQTSNVNIHYLVAKGTADDHLWPMIQEKMNVLEQVGLSESNLSDNALNASFHSKDPKQRSIMEMFQRSFTEDDDIDEAILLEAADDWEDTPPENRSAEHHGMVRQSPSKKSIKDFFGR is encoded by the exons ATGTCTAATCAGCTGACCGCGGAGCAACAGCGAAAGATTGAGGAGAACAGACGGAAAGCTTTGGAGAGAAGAGCCCAAAGACttgcacagagcagcagcagcagtacttCAGTGCAGGTACAGCCCCCTAAACACAATGCAAACCCAGACACTGCCACCCTCACTCATCACAGAGACATACCCACCTCCGCTCCTGTGCCTAAAAGGTTTGCTCCACCCTTCAAGAAAGACTCACAGAGCCTCCACAACCAAAACCAAGACCCCAATCAGGAGCGCTTATTTGGCTGCAAAGTCAACCAGAGCACTCTGTGTAACTCTGCTGCTTCGAGACCG atACAAATCATTGACCCCCTTCCTCAAACGAGAAATCAACCAGTGAGCAGCCCTGTCTTGTCCAGCTTTGGCGTGAAGCCGGCTCATCCCAAACCAgacctcacctccacctccagctccacctccagctccagctccagctccagcagctctggCGGCGCAGTTGGCTCGTTCTACAAGCAAAATACTAAACCTGTGGCACAGCTTCCCTCAAACTCATCAACGTTGAATGCTGTACCTGCAAAAAAGCCTGCCATCTCTGCAAGAGGGAAATGTGTAGCTCACGCAGAGGGCCGCTTTAGAGTAGAAGTGGGCTACCATGTGGAGCttattgcagtttttaaatcCATCCCCTCAAAGAGCTATG ACCCTGCCACAAAGATGTGGAACTTCAGTCTGGAGGACTATCGACAGCTAA TGGAGCAAGCAGCTGGTATTGCCTCTGTGTCTTTGAGGCCTCTGGAGGGAATGGACGCGATAGACGTCGCAGCAGCCACCAGTGCAGCCCGTGACGGCGTGGCACTGGGGGCGCTGCTGAAGCTTTGTAATGGCTGGCAAAAACCTGGAGCCGTTCTCCAGGGCCAGTGCGTCCTGGTGTCTCAGACAAAGTTTGAGGTCGACGTCGGTTACCATGTCGATGTCATTGCAGCTTTCAAGCAGATGCCGACAAAGAATTATG acATGAAAACAAGAAAGTGGAGCTTTTCACTTGAGGATTACAAGAGACTCA TGGATCTCCTCAGTGGGATAGCAGCAGTGGAGGTGGAGCCTCTGCCCAGGGCAATAATCCAGGCTTTCTCTGCCAGGTTTGACGGGACCGAAGCCAGGTCTTTAGACGTCCCTGAGGCAGACCTCTCCAGCATCGACCACTCGCTCACCCGCAGCCTCATGCCCTTCCAGAGGGAAGGAGTCAA TTTTGCAGTGTCTAAACAAGGCCGCCTCCTCCTAGCTGATGACATGGGCCTGGGAAAGACGGTGCAGGCCATCTGCATAGCAGCCTATTACAGGAATGAATGGCCCTTGCTGGTGGTCGCTCCCTCCTCTGTGCGATTCACCTGGGctgag GCCTTCAGACGCTGGCTCCCCTCCCTGAGTCCTGACAGCATCAACGTGGTGGTGAAAGCCAAAGACAACCTGCGGTCTGGTTTGGTCAACGTCGTCAGCTACGACCTCCTGAGCAGGATGGACAAGCAGCAGTCAGGAAAACCCTTCAGTGTTCTCATCATG GATGAGTCTCACTTTTTGAAGAACATGAAGACTGCGCGTTGTAAAGCAGCGTTGCCTCTGCTGAag GCAGCGAAGAGAGTGATTCTTCTATCTGGGACCCCTGCCATGTCCAGACCCTCTGAGCTCTACACCCAGATTCTGGCTGTCAAACCCACACTCTTCCCTCGCTTCCATGAGTTTGGGATGCGCTACTGCGATGCCAAACAG TTGACTTGGGGTTGGGACTACTCAGGCTCATCTAACCTCGGGGAGCTGAAGCTGTTGCTGGAGGAGTGTCTGATGTTGCGCCGCCTCAAGTCCGACGTCCTCTCCCAGCTCCCTGCGAAACAACGCAAGGTTGTCACAATAACCATAGATGGCGTCAACACCCGCACAAAAGCTGCTCTGTCAGCTGCAGCCAAGCAGCTAGCCAAAGGAAAGAGCAAT aaaaaggaagagaaggaagCCCTCCTCGTTTTTTATAACCACACAGCAGAAGCCAAGCTGCAAGCCATTAT GGAGTACATCACAGACATGCTGGAGGGCGGGAGGGAGAAGTTTCTAGTGTTCGCCCATCACAAGTTAGTCCTGGATCACATCATCACCGAACTGGGAAAAAAG AATGTTACTTTCATCCGTATTGACGGAGCCACTCCATCAGCTGAAcgacagctgctgtgtgacaaGTTCCAGTACTCGACCCAGACCTGTGTGGCTGTACTGTCTATCACTGCAGCTAATATGGGTCTCACCTTACACTCTGCTGACCTGGTGGTGTTTGCTGAACTTTTTTGGAACCCCGGG gttCTCATTCAGGCAGAGGACAGGGTGCACCGTATTGGACAAACCAGTAATGTGAACATTCACTACCTGGTTGCCAAGGGAACTGCTGATGATCACCTGTG GCCAATGATTCAGGAGAAAATGAACGTCTTGGAGCAAGTGGGTCTGTCTGAGTCAAACCTCTCAGACAATGCCCTGAACGCCAGCTTCCATTCTAAG GACCCTAAGCAGAGGAGCATCATGGAGATGTTCCAGAGGTCTTTCACTGAGGATGACGACATAGATGAAGCCATTTTACTGGAGGCTGCAGATGACTGGGAGGACACCCCGCCTGAAAACCGCTCTGCTGAACACCACGGCATGGTCAGACAAAGCCCCAGCAAAAAGAGCATCAAAGACTTTTTTGGCAGATGA
- the marchf4b gene encoding E3 ubiquitin-protein ligase MARCH4 codes for MLFSSSTFAWCCELLAGDSLMLRSQGMLKSRCCVLLGDLRVLLLGPPAPPTPLPPLTPMSGQTTESHETGVTVPDNNNTLTRSHQHAGDRVAPPAAGATTGPPPGGERLGWVDAAELSAALRGCSSSSDDCSKGKLEERFSLTSYTESGFRTPVCRICFQGPEHGELLSPCRCSGSVRCTHQPCLIKWISERGSWACELCYYKYQVIAISTKNPLQWQAISLTVIEKVQIAAAILGSLFLMASISWLVWSSFSPSARWQRQDLLFQICYGMYGFMDVVCIALIVHEGPSVFRIFHRWQAVNQQWKVLNYDKSMDSDDLKNTTVDRTLSQPSPGYQTGVGVSTSTSSLMVVASTAAGSTSTTVVTAAGGLGAHVDPNNGSVVPDQHCPYNILHLLSHLRQPEARSQPSNSTRELVMRVTTV; via the exons atgctgttTTCTTCCAGCACCTTTGCATGGTGCTGTGAGTTACTGGCCGGAGACAGTCTGATGTTGCGCAGCCAGGGCATGCTGAAGAGCCGCTGTTGCGTCCTGCTCGGTGACCTGAGGGTGCTCCTGCTCGGGCCACCGGCACCGCCGACACCGCTGCCTCCGCTGACCCCCATGAGCGGCCAAACTACTGAAAGCCATGAGACAGGCGTCACCGTCcccgacaacaacaacacgttaACGCGGAGCCACCAGCACGCGGGGGACCGGGTTGCTCCACCTGCAGCGGGAGCCACCACCGGGCCACCACCGGGCGGAGAGCGACTGGGCTGGGTTGATGCTGCAGAGCTTTCGGCGGCCCTGCgcggctgcagcagctcctctgatgACTGCTCAAAGGGCAAACTGGAGGAGAGGTTCTCCCTCACCAGCTACACAGAAAGTGGCTTCAGGACGCCTGTGTGCAGGATCTGCTTCCAGGGACCAGAACAT GGGGAGCTCTTGAGCCCATGTCGATGCAGTGGGTCAGTACGTTGCACCCACCAGCCCTGCCTCATCAAGTGGATCAGCGAGAGAGGGTCCTGGGCCTGTGAGCTCTGCTACTACAAATATCAGGTCATTGCCATCAGCACCAAGAACCCACTACAG TGGCAGGCCATCTCCCTGACGGTGATAGAGAAAGTGCAGATAGCAGCAGCCATCTTGGGCTCCCTGTTCCTGATGGCCAGTATCTCCTGGCTGGTGTGGTCTTCTTTCAGCCCGTCAGCCCGCTGGCAACGACAAGATCTGCTTTTCCAGATCTGCTACGGGATGTACGGTTTCATGGATGTCGTCTGCATCG CACTAATTGTCCACGAGGGACCTTCTGTGTTTCGTATCTTCCACCGCTGGCAGGCTGTAAACCAGCAGTGGAAAGTCCTGAACTATGATAAGTCTATGGACAGCGATGACCTGAAGAACACCACTGTGGACAGGACTCTGTCTCAGCCCAGCCCGGGTTATCAGACTGGAGTAGGAgtgtccacctccacctcctcactgATGGTGGTAGCCTCCACAGCCGCTGGTTCCACTTCTACTACCGTGGTGACGGCTGCAGGAGGACTGGGAGCACATGTGGACCCCAATAACGGCAGTGTAGTGCCAGACCAACACTGTCCCTACAatatcctccacctcctcagccACCTGAGGCAACCGGAGGCCCGCAGCCAACCCAGCAATAGCACACGAGAGCTGGTCATGAGAGTCACTACAGTCTGA